A single window of Providencia alcalifaciens DNA harbors:
- a CDS encoding helix-turn-helix transcriptional regulator has protein sequence MRIHQCRHVYSSHHDEHQRGHGGCCHNGEHQEQRHGHEHGEGCHGEGRHGREHGEGCHGEGRHGREHGEGCHGEGRHGRGRGEGCHGEGRHGRGRGEGCHGEGRRGRGKGLRRLFDHGDLHIMVLSLVAKKPSYGYEIIKDIQEASNGLYVPSPGVIYPTLTLLEEQGFLESQIVERNRKSFSITPEGAEHLAQNKETEAVITRKLAKARELQQGSNLSEDIEMAVSRFKALLRHKMVLKQLNEEQTHQIAAIINDAVKQIEEVNTLLTDSNDE, from the coding sequence ATGAGAATACATCAATGCCGTCATGTTTACTCCTCACATCATGACGAACATCAACGAGGGCACGGTGGCTGCTGCCATAATGGCGAACACCAAGAACAACGTCATGGTCATGAACACGGTGAAGGCTGTCACGGCGAAGGTCGTCATGGTCGTGAACATGGTGAAGGCTGCCACGGCGAAGGTCGTCATGGTCGTGAACATGGTGAAGGCTGTCACGGCGAAGGTCGTCATGGTCGTGGACGCGGTGAAGGCTGCCACGGCGAGGGTCGTCATGGTCGTGGACGCGGTGAAGGCTGTCACGGCGAGGGTCGTCGCGGGCGCGGCAAAGGCCTACGTCGCCTATTTGACCATGGAGATCTGCACATTATGGTGCTCTCTTTAGTGGCAAAAAAACCAAGCTATGGCTATGAAATCATCAAAGATATCCAAGAAGCGTCTAATGGCTTATATGTACCAAGTCCCGGTGTCATCTATCCAACCTTAACGCTATTAGAAGAACAAGGCTTTTTGGAATCCCAAATTGTAGAGCGTAATCGCAAAAGCTTCTCTATTACTCCTGAAGGGGCTGAACACCTCGCACAGAATAAAGAAACTGAAGCCGTTATCACCCGTAAATTAGCGAAAGCCCGTGAGTTACAGCAAGGCAGCAACTTATCGGAAGATATCGAAATGGCCGTAAGCCGTTTTAAAGCCCTGCTTCGCCATAAAATGGTGCTCAAGCAATTAAATGAAGAGCAAACTCATCAAATTGCGGCGATCATCAATGATGCGGTCAAACAAATTGAAGAAGTGAATACGTTATTAACTGACAGTAATGACGAATAA
- the typA gene encoding ribosome-dependent GTPase TypA: protein MSIQNLRNIAIIAHVDHGKTTLVGKLLQQSGTFGERETVDERVMDSNDLEKERGITILAKNTAIQWNGYHINIVDTPGHADFGGEVERVMSMVDCVLLVVDAMDGPMPQTRFVTQKAFDHGLRPIVVINKVDRPGARPDWVVDQVFDLFVNLGATDEQLDFPIVYASALNGIAGLEHTDMAEDMTPLYEAIVEHVEPPAVDLDGPFQMQVSQLDYNSYLGVIGIGRIKRGIVKPNQQVTVIDSEGKTRNGKIGKVLTHLGLERIDSQQAEAGDIVALTGLGELNISDTICQVGNVEALPALAVDEPTVSMFYCVNTSPFCGKEGKFVTSRQILDRLNKELVHNVALRVEETQDPDAFRVSGRGELHLSVLIENMRREGFELAVSRPKVIIREIDGRKQEPFEQVTLDVEEQNQGDVMKALGERKGDLRDMMPDGKGRVRLDYIIPSRGLIGFRTEFMTMTSGTGLLYSTFSHYDDVRPGEIGGRQNGVLISNGQGKAVAYALYSLQDRGKLFLGHGAEVYEGQIIGIHSRSNDLTVNCLTGKKLTNMRASGTDEATTLSPPIKMTLEQALEFIDDDELVEVTPLSIRLRKRHLTENDRRRAGRSKED, encoded by the coding sequence TTGTCAATTCAAAACTTAAGAAACATCGCCATCATCGCTCACGTTGACCATGGCAAGACAACACTGGTTGGTAAATTACTGCAACAGTCCGGTACTTTCGGTGAACGCGAAACTGTTGATGAGCGTGTTATGGACTCCAATGACCTGGAGAAAGAGCGTGGGATTACAATCCTTGCTAAAAACACCGCTATCCAATGGAATGGTTATCACATCAATATCGTAGACACCCCAGGCCACGCCGACTTTGGTGGTGAAGTTGAACGTGTTATGTCCATGGTTGACTGCGTTCTGCTGGTTGTTGATGCGATGGACGGCCCAATGCCACAAACTCGCTTCGTAACGCAAAAAGCGTTCGATCACGGTTTACGTCCAATTGTTGTTATCAACAAAGTTGACCGCCCAGGCGCGCGCCCGGATTGGGTTGTTGACCAAGTATTCGACTTATTCGTGAACTTAGGTGCAACGGATGAGCAATTAGATTTCCCAATCGTTTATGCTTCTGCATTAAACGGTATCGCAGGTCTTGAGCATACCGATATGGCTGAAGACATGACTCCACTGTACGAAGCTATCGTGGAACACGTTGAGCCACCAGCAGTTGATCTGGATGGTCCATTCCAGATGCAAGTTTCGCAGTTAGATTACAACAGCTACTTAGGTGTTATCGGTATCGGTCGCATCAAGCGTGGTATTGTTAAACCTAACCAACAAGTGACTGTTATCGACAGCGAAGGTAAGACTCGCAACGGTAAAATCGGTAAAGTTCTGACTCACTTAGGTTTAGAGCGTATTGATTCACAACAAGCTGAAGCAGGCGACATTGTTGCACTGACTGGTTTAGGTGAACTGAATATTTCTGACACTATCTGCCAAGTGGGTAACGTTGAAGCACTGCCTGCACTGGCGGTTGATGAGCCTACAGTTAGCATGTTCTACTGTGTTAACACCTCTCCATTCTGTGGTAAAGAAGGTAAGTTCGTTACTTCACGTCAAATCCTTGATCGTCTGAATAAAGAACTGGTTCACAACGTTGCACTGCGTGTTGAAGAAACTCAAGATCCAGATGCATTCCGCGTTTCTGGTCGTGGTGAGCTGCACTTATCTGTTCTGATCGAAAACATGCGTCGTGAAGGCTTCGAATTAGCCGTTTCTCGTCCAAAAGTTATCATTCGTGAAATCGATGGCCGTAAACAAGAGCCATTCGAACAAGTGACTTTGGATGTTGAAGAACAAAACCAAGGCGATGTGATGAAAGCGTTAGGTGAGCGTAAAGGTGACCTGCGTGACATGATGCCAGACGGTAAAGGTCGTGTACGTTTAGACTACATCATTCCTAGCCGTGGTCTGATTGGCTTCCGTACTGAGTTCATGACGATGACTTCAGGTACTGGCTTACTGTACTCTACATTCAGCCATTACGACGATGTTCGCCCAGGCGAAATCGGCGGCCGTCAAAACGGTGTTCTGATCTCTAACGGTCAAGGTAAAGCAGTTGCATACGCACTGTACAGCCTGCAAGATCGCGGTAAGTTATTCTTAGGTCATGGTGCTGAAGTGTATGAAGGCCAAATCATCGGTATTCACTCACGTTCTAATGACCTGACTGTTAACTGCTTAACCGGTAAAAAACTGACTAACATGCGTGCATCAGGTACTGATGAAGCAACAACGCTGTCACCACCTATCAAAATGACTCTGGAACAAGCTCTTGAGTTTATCGATGATGATGAATTAGTTGAAGTAACTCCACTGTCAATTCGTCTGCGTAAGCGTCACTTGACAGAGAACGATCGCCGTCGTGCAGGTCGTTCTAAAGAAGATTAA
- a CDS encoding helix-turn-helix transcriptional regulator, which translates to MTDKKLEMITEIERIKKQERREELHDLHINRGNSTEQLKLKSHIQNERKPIPESRESYYLEISTKLLHGEITIGEGIQQLRKKFLSLNQEQFAKLVGVSRKTISDIENNRGNLSVETLNAITKPFKFRLALVPISFDILKRLSENR; encoded by the coding sequence ATGACCGATAAAAAACTAGAAATGATCACAGAAATCGAGCGGATCAAAAAACAGGAGCGAAGAGAAGAACTGCACGATTTACACATTAATCGGGGTAATTCAACCGAACAATTAAAATTAAAAAGCCATATTCAGAACGAACGCAAACCAATACCGGAAAGCAGGGAAAGCTATTATCTAGAAATATCCACAAAATTACTTCATGGAGAAATCACTATTGGGGAGGGCATTCAACAACTAAGAAAGAAATTCCTTAGTTTAAACCAAGAGCAGTTTGCCAAATTGGTTGGAGTTTCACGAAAAACTATCTCTGATATTGAAAACAACCGAGGGAATCTCTCTGTCGAAACGCTCAACGCCATAACTAAGCCATTCAAATTTAGATTGGCTCTGGTGCCAATATCATTCGATATATTAAAAAGGCTCTCAGAGAATCGCTAA
- a CDS encoding type II toxin-antitoxin system HipA family toxin has product MDDLKNITLEAYIEQKWIDVASIEFSSDFKVSRVNYSFDYALENLNLCDNHSVSINYPTQLFPYDFNKENHFLDDLLPSGASRRFWVQKLDIKNLSTKAQDYILLKYATAAPIGNLRSKESIDDQLEKKELFFTLSDVTERSSDFLDYAHEKGGIAGGATGAGGEAPKLLLRYTDDDHIWIDYHQDYSYRPDDLAYLVKYPRGSRSPIDCDILRTEFHYYHELAALGFNTIETATMKLLESNIPSLWLPRFDIQRSGDVISKPSIQSVYSILNMGPGASLHNEKMIRDLLQLIENNNIKSAFTREEYIAEWINRDLLNVIFGNSDNHGRNTSFILFDNQIKFAPIYDFAPMKADPEGISRTAKWSTQYEQAGEFDYIGIAKSFSDLADVNIIIKEIKRTATQLVGLKERLQKRGVPDSILNMPTFGFDFIPEKLTRWGLV; this is encoded by the coding sequence GTGGATGACTTAAAAAATATCACTCTTGAAGCATACATTGAGCAGAAATGGATAGATGTTGCATCTATTGAATTTTCAAGTGATTTTAAGGTGTCTCGGGTTAATTACAGTTTTGATTACGCATTAGAGAATTTAAATTTATGTGATAATCACTCCGTGTCAATAAATTACCCAACACAATTATTTCCTTATGATTTTAATAAAGAAAACCATTTTTTAGATGATCTACTCCCTAGCGGCGCTAGTCGACGTTTTTGGGTTCAAAAGCTTGATATTAAAAACCTCAGTACAAAGGCTCAAGATTACATCCTGCTAAAATATGCCACTGCTGCCCCTATTGGTAATTTAAGATCAAAAGAATCAATCGATGACCAATTAGAGAAAAAAGAGCTATTTTTTACACTCAGCGATGTCACCGAAAGGTCTTCTGACTTTTTAGATTATGCTCATGAAAAAGGAGGAATTGCGGGAGGCGCTACGGGGGCAGGAGGTGAAGCACCAAAGCTATTGCTTCGCTATACTGACGATGACCATATCTGGATAGATTATCATCAAGACTATTCATATCGCCCAGACGACCTTGCTTATCTAGTGAAATATCCGAGGGGAAGTCGAAGTCCAATAGATTGCGATATTCTACGTACCGAATTTCATTACTACCATGAATTGGCTGCTCTGGGTTTTAATACCATAGAAACAGCGACCATGAAGCTCCTTGAAAGTAATATCCCTTCCTTATGGCTACCTCGCTTTGATATCCAACGCTCTGGAGATGTCATCAGCAAGCCCTCAATACAATCTGTATATTCTATTTTAAATATGGGGCCAGGAGCATCTTTGCATAATGAAAAAATGATCAGAGATTTACTGCAACTTATTGAAAATAACAATATAAAATCAGCATTTACCCGAGAAGAATATATAGCGGAATGGATAAACCGAGACTTGCTAAACGTTATTTTTGGTAATAGTGATAATCATGGCCGAAATACGTCCTTTATTCTGTTTGATAACCAAATAAAATTTGCCCCAATTTATGATTTTGCACCAATGAAAGCCGACCCTGAAGGTATTTCACGTACGGCAAAATGGTCTACACAATATGAGCAAGCTGGTGAGTTTGATTATATTGGTATTGCAAAATCATTCTCTGATTTAGCTGATGTAAACATTATTATCAAAGAGATAAAAAGAACTGCAACTCAATTAGTCGGCTTAAAAGAAAGGCTACAGAAACGCGGTGTTCCCGACAGTATTCTCAACATGCCAACTTTTGGATTTGATTTTATCCCTGAAAAATTAACACGATGGGGGTTAGTATGA
- the yihX gene encoding glucose-1-phosphatase encodes MLYIFDMGNVIIDIDFNRVFDKWSELSGTPSSEIKKRFTFGNIFQLHECGKISDIEFAELLCEEMDITLSFEDFAEGWHSIFISLRPEVIDIMERLREQGHRVVVLSNTNRLHLDYWPEHYPEIAASSDFLYLSQDLGMRKPDPEIFKYVLESEEFEAADAVFFDDVEENVKAAEALGIKGVHVLNKDTVPEYFRTYDFSAEVE; translated from the coding sequence ATGCTGTATATCTTCGATATGGGTAATGTGATTATTGATATCGACTTCAATCGTGTGTTTGATAAGTGGTCTGAACTGAGCGGTACCCCAAGTTCAGAAATCAAAAAGCGATTCACTTTTGGCAATATCTTCCAACTCCATGAATGTGGCAAAATTTCAGATATCGAATTTGCTGAACTGCTCTGTGAAGAGATGGATATCACCCTAAGCTTTGAAGATTTTGCGGAAGGCTGGCACTCAATTTTCATCTCACTAAGACCAGAAGTCATTGATATTATGGAACGTCTGCGTGAGCAAGGTCACCGCGTTGTTGTGTTATCTAACACCAACCGCCTGCACCTTGATTATTGGCCAGAACACTACCCCGAAATTGCAGCGTCCTCTGACTTCCTGTATCTATCCCAAGATTTAGGAATGCGTAAGCCAGACCCGGAAATTTTCAAATATGTTCTGGAATCTGAAGAATTTGAAGCAGCTGATGCGGTGTTCTTTGATGATGTAGAAGAAAACGTAAAAGCAGCTGAAGCACTTGGTATCAAAGGTGTTCATGTCTTGAATAAAGACACCGTTCCTGAATATTTTCGGACTTACGACTTTAGTGCCGAAGTCGAATAA
- the dtd gene encoding D-aminoacyl-tRNA deacylase produces MIALIQRVTHASVVVDEKTVGQIGSGLLVLLGVEKDDDEQKAKRLCEKVLGYRIFSDEQGKMNLNVQQAGGSLLVVSQFTLAADTKKGMRPSFSGGAEPAKADQLYQYFVEQSRAQGIVTETGEFAADMQVSLTNDGPVTFWLQV; encoded by the coding sequence ATGATTGCATTAATTCAAAGAGTCACTCACGCGAGTGTGGTTGTTGATGAAAAAACAGTAGGGCAAATTGGTTCTGGTCTTTTAGTTCTGCTTGGTGTTGAAAAAGACGATGATGAGCAGAAAGCAAAACGCCTTTGTGAGAAAGTCCTTGGATATCGTATTTTTAGCGATGAACAAGGCAAAATGAATCTCAACGTTCAACAAGCTGGCGGAAGCTTATTAGTGGTTTCGCAGTTTACGTTAGCCGCTGATACCAAGAAAGGGATGCGCCCAAGTTTCTCCGGCGGAGCGGAGCCGGCGAAAGCGGATCAGCTGTATCAATACTTTGTTGAGCAAAGCCGTGCACAAGGCATCGTGACAGAAACGGGCGAATTTGCGGCGGACATGCAGGTTAGCTTAACCAATGATGGTCCCGTTACTTTTTGGCTGCAAGTGTAG
- the fabY gene encoding fatty acid biosynthesis protein FabY translates to MYHLRTPKDELEFAAYYQFRWSMLREPFKQPLGSEKDGYDLTAHHQMVVDEKNRILAIGRLYINADNEGAIRFLAVNPVMQGKGLGKLIIMALETIARREGVKRIVSSVREEAVPFFAKMGFERRGEVTGELKTPVRHYLMIKPIETLDQILHRPDWCGELQQAWHKHIPLSEKMGVRIEQYTGKRFVTTMPEAGNQNPHNTIFAGSQFSLATLTGWGMIWLLLQEHQLGGEIVLVDANIRYAKPVSGRPTAVADLSHLSGDLDRLARGSKARVKLEVHVSNAENQVGAIFSGVYMVLPETKKEKSE, encoded by the coding sequence ATGTACCATCTACGGACACCAAAAGATGAACTTGAATTCGCCGCATACTACCAATTTCGCTGGTCGATGCTGCGAGAACCATTCAAACAACCCCTTGGCTCGGAAAAAGACGGTTATGATTTAACCGCTCACCACCAAATGGTAGTCGACGAAAAAAATCGTATTTTGGCCATTGGGCGCTTATATATTAATGCCGATAACGAAGGCGCTATTCGCTTTCTCGCCGTTAATCCTGTCATGCAAGGCAAGGGTTTAGGCAAACTGATTATTATGGCGCTTGAAACCATTGCAAGGCGCGAAGGCGTTAAACGCATCGTGTCCAGTGTTCGAGAAGAAGCCGTACCTTTCTTCGCCAAAATGGGTTTTGAACGTCGTGGCGAAGTCACTGGGGAGCTGAAGACCCCTGTTCGACACTATTTGATGATCAAACCGATTGAAACCCTTGACCAAATTCTCCATCGTCCTGATTGGTGCGGTGAGCTTCAGCAAGCTTGGCACAAGCATATTCCATTGAGTGAAAAAATGGGTGTACGTATTGAACAGTACACAGGAAAGCGCTTTGTAACGACAATGCCAGAAGCAGGGAACCAAAACCCTCATAATACTATTTTTGCTGGAAGCCAGTTTTCTCTCGCCACTTTAACTGGCTGGGGAATGATTTGGTTGCTGCTACAAGAGCATCAATTAGGCGGAGAAATTGTTCTGGTAGATGCCAATATTCGCTACGCAAAGCCCGTTAGTGGACGCCCAACCGCAGTGGCTGATCTCTCACATCTTAGTGGAGATTTAGACCGTCTCGCCCGAGGAAGTAAAGCGCGGGTAAAACTGGAAGTGCATGTGAGCAATGCAGAAAACCAAGTGGGTGCGATATTTAGCGGTGTATATATGGTGTTACCAGAAACGAAGAAAGAGAAAAGCGAATAA
- a CDS encoding AsmA family protein, protein MKGLLRFFSYIFLLLLIVFLACYIALQTRWGAGYASQLLSKFTPYDINVGIMGHQFSEPGKFIFQDIKIESSNKQLELDARQIVVDINWRHIFSGEAIQRLTITQGDLSANFTDNTSPLPLSTKVLQFENSQIQLTQGKNTVQVAGFTGGITPWKPTTENPFGYGDFRFTTGQLTLNSLPFRNVAITGKLQEKVTDFSQISGYLNNGAITGKGKWFADGSITIDDLSMNKVGWQNDLTFDALFDAINSDRTLQINQLQLTNVDIQGRDWALSGLSTEVDQIALVRGSWSSPKSHINFNVDQLVIQDQQIDTLIGELNIDGDNLNVDKLSGYYNKGIFNLSAVWQRNDKSLTITEGTLAGVLYTLPDNWLSFFAQPAPAWLSTFAIDNFTVTQSLLMNIQPEFPFEFTALSGNIRYVDLIKQKQWGIWKGQATFNADAGTINQVMIRRPLLEIAGSNGRTAASLSGSVDRGIAKIGLLAQQEPNKAPFELRASGTNIDLSDLNQWGWSGFSPQMWGDFEASLQGDLLASPLASSLNGKLTAKPLQGSAQLRTVVDGHVASSVATVEQAPLSQTAPAENTYPVDRHVPDIVTQ, encoded by the coding sequence GTGAAAGGGTTACTGAGGTTTTTCAGCTATATTTTTCTGCTTCTTTTGATTGTATTTCTTGCCTGTTATATTGCCTTACAAACCCGATGGGGAGCAGGTTACGCCAGCCAACTTCTGAGTAAATTTACGCCTTACGACATTAACGTCGGCATTATGGGACATCAGTTCTCCGAGCCGGGTAAATTTATTTTCCAAGACATTAAGATTGAATCAAGCAACAAGCAGCTAGAATTAGATGCTCGGCAAATTGTGGTGGATATCAATTGGCGACATATTTTCAGTGGTGAAGCCATTCAACGCTTAACCATCACTCAAGGCGACTTATCTGCAAACTTTACCGATAACACATCGCCGCTACCGCTTTCTACGAAAGTCCTGCAATTTGAAAATAGCCAAATTCAATTAACTCAAGGTAAAAACACCGTTCAAGTCGCAGGATTTACAGGGGGTATAACCCCATGGAAACCGACAACTGAAAATCCATTTGGTTATGGTGATTTTCGCTTTACTACCGGTCAATTAACCTTGAATTCCCTCCCTTTTAGAAATGTCGCGATCACAGGTAAATTACAAGAAAAGGTGACGGACTTTAGCCAAATCAGCGGCTACCTGAATAATGGTGCGATCACGGGCAAAGGAAAATGGTTTGCTGACGGCTCTATCACCATTGATGACCTGTCGATGAATAAAGTGGGCTGGCAGAATGACTTAACCTTTGATGCGCTATTTGATGCAATAAACAGTGACCGAACTTTGCAAATCAACCAATTACAGCTGACCAATGTGGATATTCAAGGGCGTGATTGGGCGCTTTCGGGTCTGAGTACCGAAGTCGACCAAATTGCCTTAGTGAGAGGAAGTTGGAGCAGCCCGAAAAGCCATATTAATTTCAATGTCGATCAATTGGTTATTCAAGACCAGCAAATTGATACGCTCATCGGTGAGCTGAACATTGACGGTGATAACCTCAATGTTGATAAGCTCTCGGGCTACTACAATAAAGGTATTTTTAACCTCAGTGCGGTTTGGCAACGTAACGATAAATCACTGACCATCACTGAAGGGACACTCGCTGGGGTTCTGTATACCTTGCCAGATAATTGGCTGTCGTTCTTTGCTCAACCTGCACCCGCGTGGTTATCCACATTCGCCATTGATAATTTCACTGTCACGCAGTCTTTGCTGATGAATATTCAACCTGAGTTTCCTTTCGAATTTACCGCGTTGAGCGGCAACATTCGCTATGTTGACCTGATCAAACAAAAACAGTGGGGAATTTGGAAGGGACAAGCTACTTTCAATGCTGATGCAGGTACCATCAACCAGGTGATGATCCGCCGTCCACTTTTAGAAATCGCAGGAAGTAATGGGCGTACCGCCGCCAGTCTCAGCGGCAGCGTTGACCGTGGTATCGCAAAAATCGGTTTACTGGCACAGCAAGAGCCGAATAAAGCCCCTTTTGAATTACGAGCATCAGGCACCAACATTGATTTAAGTGATTTAAACCAATGGGGTTGGTCAGGCTTTTCACCTCAAATGTGGGGAGATTTCGAGGCATCATTGCAAGGGGATTTACTCGCCTCACCTCTAGCATCAAGCCTTAACGGAAAATTAACCGCTAAGCCACTTCAAGGAAGCGCTCAACTGCGTACGGTAGTTGATGGCCATGTGGCGTCTAGCGTCGCCACTGTAGAACAAGCACCATTATCACAAACTGCACCAGCAGAAAATACCTACCCTGTTGATAGGCATGTTCCTGATATTGTTACTCAATAA
- a CDS encoding uracil-xanthine permease family protein: MNATASEEQSVEKTVQNQSELIYRLEDRPPLPQALFAAGQHLLAMFVAVITPAMLICQALGLPAHDTQRIISMSLFASGIASLIQIRAWGPVGSGLLSIQGTSFNFVAPLIMGGVALKQGGADIPSMMAALFGTLMVAALTEVILSRFLHLARRVITPLVSGVVVMIIGLSLIQVGLTSIGGGYSALADNTFGSPDNLILAGIVLAVIILLTRQKNPYLRVASLVIAMAVGYLAAWWMDMLPTVQPSDANQSLITVPEPFYYGLSFDWNLLIPLILIFMVTSLETIGDITATSDVSEQPVRGPLYMKRIKGGVLANGLNSMVSAVFNTFPNSCFGQNNGVIQLTGVASRYVGYLVALMLVLLGLFPAVAGFVQQIPEPVLGGATIVMFGTIAASGVRIVSREPLNRRAIMIIALSLAVGMGVSQQPLILQFAPDWLKTLFSSGIAAGGLTAIVLNLIFPHEK, translated from the coding sequence ATGAACGCAACGGCATCTGAAGAACAAAGTGTTGAAAAAACAGTACAAAATCAAAGCGAACTGATCTATCGCCTTGAAGATAGACCGCCTTTACCCCAGGCGCTGTTTGCTGCTGGACAGCATCTATTAGCGATGTTTGTCGCGGTGATTACCCCCGCAATGCTTATCTGCCAAGCTCTTGGGCTACCCGCTCATGACACCCAGCGGATCATCAGCATGTCATTGTTTGCTTCAGGAATCGCCTCCCTAATTCAGATCCGTGCATGGGGGCCTGTTGGTTCAGGATTGCTTTCCATTCAAGGCACCAGTTTCAACTTTGTTGCACCGCTGATTATGGGTGGCGTTGCACTCAAGCAAGGTGGAGCCGATATTCCATCCATGATGGCTGCATTATTCGGTACGTTAATGGTCGCTGCGCTAACCGAAGTTATCTTGTCTCGCTTCTTACATTTAGCTCGTCGAGTTATCACGCCGCTGGTTTCTGGTGTGGTGGTCATGATCATTGGTTTATCACTGATTCAAGTCGGTTTAACCTCAATCGGTGGGGGCTACAGTGCGCTTGCCGATAACACATTTGGTTCCCCTGATAACCTCATTCTTGCAGGTATTGTTTTAGCCGTCATTATCCTGCTAACGCGCCAGAAAAACCCGTATTTGCGCGTCGCATCGTTAGTGATTGCAATGGCGGTAGGCTACCTTGCAGCTTGGTGGATGGACATGTTACCAACCGTGCAACCGAGTGATGCCAATCAATCTCTGATTACAGTTCCTGAGCCTTTTTATTATGGACTTTCGTTTGATTGGAATTTACTCATTCCACTGATCCTAATTTTTATGGTGACGTCGCTAGAGACCATTGGTGATATCACGGCAACGTCAGATGTCTCCGAGCAGCCAGTACGTGGGCCTCTGTATATGAAACGTATCAAAGGCGGCGTATTAGCGAATGGACTAAACTCCATGGTGTCTGCGGTGTTTAATACCTTCCCTAACTCCTGTTTTGGTCAGAACAATGGCGTCATTCAATTAACCGGTGTTGCTAGCCGCTACGTGGGTTACTTAGTGGCGTTGATGTTGGTGCTACTGGGTCTTTTCCCTGCGGTTGCAGGTTTTGTGCAACAAATTCCTGAACCTGTTCTGGGTGGTGCAACCATTGTGATGTTCGGCACAATTGCGGCGTCCGGTGTGCGTATCGTTTCTCGTGAACCACTCAACCGCCGTGCAATTATGATCATTGCGTTGTCTCTAGCAGTAGGAATGGGGGTTTCTCAACAACCACTGATCCTGCAATTTGCGCCTGATTGGCTGAAAACCTTGTTTTCATCCGGTATTGCGGCCGGTGGTTTAACTGCAATTGTACTGAACTTGATTTTCCCTCACGAAAAATAG